One genomic window of Candidatus Nezhaarchaeales archaeon includes the following:
- a CDS encoding glycosyltransferase gives MGDPRLMVEKLPSVSIIIPTLNCAKTIGSTLQSLLSLNYPKDLYEVIIVDGGSTDDTLTEATKYWVKVLAEKGASANRARNLGVSASKGEVLVFTDGDCKIPSDWLVKIIHNLENGFDCVGGRVKAANLHSFLPRYLDSSFFNPFPTFSKFSIINDLKPFNYLATCNMAIKRQAFLGVRGFDEGFRGGYDDHEFLARVLKAGYKAAYDPRIVVYHYHRERLGDALNQVYWYGKGLARFTFKHPKLKLVNMLLLGVTALIAWLTFTLTSLIYFLLTGVNLYLYISLLMITMGYASLTAGYILKTRGVITALTYPILDLLRSIAFTIGAIKGFFEAISISNFKSVKHTGQIPSYKITNHRVVVSLAGSTHINKGYVTTPLFSSEAFIKSFVRPQGLNHAIGLLPSTV, from the coding sequence ATGGGGGATCCCAGATTAATGGTTGAAAAGCTACCGAGTGTTAGCATAATAATCCCTACGCTAAATTGCGCTAAAACCATAGGTTCAACGCTGCAATCCTTACTCTCACTTAACTATCCAAAAGATCTATACGAGGTAATCATTGTTGACGGCGGCTCAACCGACGATACGTTGACAGAGGCAACAAAGTACTGGGTCAAAGTCCTTGCTGAGAAGGGTGCAAGTGCGAACCGGGCTAGAAATCTAGGTGTTAGCGCGTCAAAAGGCGAGGTTCTAGTATTCACCGATGGCGACTGCAAGATCCCATCGGATTGGCTGGTTAAAATTATACACAACCTGGAAAACGGCTTTGATTGCGTAGGGGGAAGGGTTAAAGCAGCTAACCTGCATAGCTTTCTACCTAGGTACTTGGATAGTTCGTTCTTTAACCCTTTCCCTACATTCTCTAAGTTTTCAATTATTAACGATTTAAAGCCGTTTAACTATTTAGCTACATGCAACATGGCTATTAAGCGTCAAGCATTTCTCGGGGTACGTGGTTTTGATGAAGGGTTTAGAGGGGGTTACGATGACCACGAGTTCCTGGCTAGGGTGCTAAAAGCTGGTTATAAAGCTGCTTACGACCCACGGATCGTCGTATACCATTACCATAGGGAAAGATTAGGGGACGCGTTAAACCAGGTATACTGGTATGGCAAGGGTTTAGCGCGTTTTACGTTTAAGCACCCTAAGCTAAAACTAGTAAACATGCTACTACTTGGAGTTACGGCTTTAATAGCTTGGCTCACCTTCACCTTAACGTCGCTTATTTACTTCTTACTAACAGGAGTAAACCTATACCTATATATCTCCCTCCTCATGATAACCATGGGTTACGCGTCTTTAACAGCCGGGTACATCTTAAAGACGAGAGGAGTTATAACCGCCTTAACTTACCCAATCCTCGATCTATTAAGAAGCATAGCCTTTACCATTGGCGCGATAAAAGGCTTCTTTGAAGCGATAAGCATCTCAAATTTTAAGAGCGTGAAGCATACAGGGCAAATACCGTCATATAAGATAACTAATCATAGAGTAGTGGTATCCCTAGCGGGGAGTACCCATATAAACAAAGGGTATGTTACAACTCCATTATTTAGTAGTGAAGCATTTATTAAGAGTTTTGTAAGACCTCAAGGTTTAAATCACGCGATAGGTTTATTGCCATCTACTGTTTAA
- a CDS encoding Clp1/GlmU family protein encodes MKYKEASGSVLKVEGPVSIRILEGEFSILGRRVVPKDTIVVPKGKSLPIEIVKDASFEVKAGVEAKISKVQNAIPPDWRISIDKILNEHGPLKVVVVGDVDSGKTTFTVYLANAAFNRGFKTAIIDADPGQAEISVPTTIGFGILKEAVITLDKVPLRNAFFVGSTSPADVPLRVMVGVNKLLNQALQEGVQIIILNTSGWVFGKGARELGASLINMVSPNFLVLIQRGLEVEHLARPWQGFKGMSVIRVSTSPAIKLRSKEERKDKRELAYKNLLTKSKIRKFDLSSVSLMYTLFNTGVPIPRSTLDELEKQIGAKLVYGEEKEDFIFIVLEKPSLNVAELAKKLKETTGKEAIVVTKGMEKGIIVGLLNQSGGLAGLGVINEIDYESRSIKVLTPIEEEVSVIQVGQLKLDDEGHETIKYPSPPL; translated from the coding sequence TTGAAATATAAGGAGGCGAGTGGAAGCGTTCTAAAGGTTGAAGGACCAGTATCTATACGCATCTTGGAGGGGGAGTTTTCAATCCTCGGGAGGCGCGTGGTACCTAAAGACACTATAGTAGTGCCTAAGGGTAAATCACTGCCCATAGAGATCGTTAAGGATGCGAGCTTCGAAGTTAAAGCTGGAGTAGAAGCTAAAATCAGTAAGGTTCAAAACGCTATACCGCCAGATTGGAGGATAAGCATAGACAAAATACTTAATGAACATGGACCGCTTAAAGTAGTGGTAGTAGGCGATGTAGACAGCGGGAAGACCACTTTTACCGTATACCTAGCGAACGCAGCTTTTAATAGAGGGTTTAAAACCGCGATTATCGACGCTGACCCAGGACAAGCTGAAATATCAGTGCCGACCACCATAGGCTTCGGCATCCTAAAGGAGGCCGTTATCACGCTTGATAAAGTACCACTACGTAACGCTTTCTTTGTCGGCTCCACTTCTCCAGCCGACGTACCATTACGCGTAATGGTGGGGGTTAATAAGCTACTAAATCAAGCCCTTCAAGAAGGTGTGCAAATAATCATTCTAAATACAAGCGGCTGGGTTTTTGGTAAGGGAGCTAGAGAGTTAGGGGCATCGCTTATAAACATGGTAAGTCCCAACTTCCTAGTCCTCATACAGCGTGGCTTAGAGGTTGAACATTTAGCCAGGCCCTGGCAGGGCTTTAAGGGTATGAGCGTTATTAGAGTCTCCACATCACCAGCAATCAAACTTAGGAGTAAGGAAGAGCGTAAAGATAAACGTGAACTAGCATACAAAAACCTCCTTACTAAAAGCAAGATAAGGAAGTTCGACCTGTCAAGCGTATCCTTAATGTATACGTTATTCAACACTGGGGTACCAATACCTAGATCCACGCTAGATGAGCTTGAGAAGCAGATAGGAGCTAAGCTCGTTTACGGTGAGGAGAAAGAGGACTTCATATTCATAGTTTTAGAGAAACCGTCTTTAAACGTAGCCGAGCTTGCCAAGAAGCTTAAAGAGACCACGGGAAAGGAGGCCATAGTGGTAACTAAAGGAATGGAGAAAGGAATTATAGTTGGACTCCTTAACCAGAGTGGTGGACTTGCCGGCCTAGGGGTAATAAACGAAATTGACTATGAGTCACGCAGCATTAAGGTCTTAACCCCTATTGAGGAGGAGGTAAGCGTAATACAGGTCGGCCAATTAAAACTAGATGATGAAGGGCACGAGACCATTAAATACCCCAGTCCTCCGCTCTAG
- the mtnA gene encoding S-methyl-5-thioribose-1-phosphate isomerase yields MFEELRTLRLEEDAMVLIDQNWLPSRLVFKRCKSVDEVAQAIKDMSVRGAPAIGVAAAMGLALTAIKSKAIDRKSLINELLEAASKLKTTRPTAYNLFWALNRILKVATRVSGGVDEVKQAVVSEALRMADEDVEANRRIGLNGLTLLKDGDVVLTHCNAGALATVGYGTALAPIRAAFSRGMKISVIATETRPKLQGARLTAFELKADGIPVKLITDSMVGYVMMKGLVSKVIVGADRVLRDGHVVNKIGTLTIAIVAKHFNIPFYVAAPTSTFDLTSRVDDVIIEERPMDEVVKINGIRIAPAEVEALNPAFDVTPPSLISGIVTERMVIKPPLEEGIIKAFKDH; encoded by the coding sequence ATGTTTGAAGAGCTCAGAACCTTACGCTTAGAAGAGGACGCGATGGTATTAATAGATCAGAACTGGTTACCGTCTAGGTTGGTTTTTAAGAGGTGTAAAAGCGTTGATGAAGTAGCTCAGGCTATAAAGGACATGAGTGTCCGCGGGGCTCCAGCTATAGGTGTAGCTGCAGCCATGGGGTTAGCGTTAACCGCTATCAAGAGCAAAGCCATAGATCGCAAATCCCTTATAAACGAGTTGTTGGAAGCTGCGTCTAAGCTTAAGACCACTAGACCTACAGCTTATAACTTGTTCTGGGCTTTAAACCGCATTTTAAAGGTTGCAACAAGAGTTAGTGGCGGCGTTGACGAAGTAAAGCAAGCCGTAGTCTCTGAAGCTTTACGTATGGCTGACGAGGATGTGGAAGCCAATCGACGTATAGGGCTTAATGGTTTAACGCTTTTAAAGGACGGCGACGTTGTGTTAACACATTGTAATGCTGGAGCTTTAGCCACCGTGGGTTACGGTACTGCCCTCGCGCCTATAAGGGCTGCTTTTAGCAGGGGTATGAAAATATCAGTGATAGCTACTGAGACTAGACCTAAGCTTCAGGGAGCTAGGTTAACCGCTTTTGAACTTAAAGCTGATGGGATACCTGTGAAGCTTATAACCGATTCGATGGTTGGCTACGTTATGATGAAGGGGTTAGTATCTAAGGTTATCGTCGGAGCTGACCGCGTTCTTAGGGATGGCCACGTTGTTAATAAGATAGGTACTTTGACTATAGCCATAGTTGCTAAGCACTTTAACATCCCATTTTACGTAGCCGCTCCCACATCTACCTTCGACTTAACCTCTAGGGTCGACGATGTAATCATAGAGGAAAGGCCTATGGATGAGGTCGTTAAGATTAATGGTATTAGGATAGCCCCTGCAGAAGTTGAAGCTTTAAACCCCGCGTTTGACGTAACTCCTCCGAGCCTTATTTCAGGGATAGTGACGGAACGAATGGTTATTAAGCCCCCTCTTGAGGAGGGAATAATTAAAGCCTTTAAGGACCATTAA